The Alnus glutinosa chromosome 1, dhAlnGlut1.1, whole genome shotgun sequence region GAAGATAAGCATGACTTTTCATGTAACCAAGGAAGAACAACGAATTTGTACATGAAATGATAATAATGTTCCTTGGGAAGGTATAAGATTGTATTGAAAGATGAAGTGGGTTGAATAAGGTAGTGATGGTTAGATGACCAAGGTAAAAGATGGTATGGTGGAAAGGCTAAGAAGGagagaatgacatgtgtcatccatCATGTGCAAGTGAGTCCCtccacatttaaaattacattaattcATCACTACATcattcaaaataagaaaattaataactatggattctagaaaatacactttaaaatttaacaggTCTTGTTTTAGTTCATATCAATACCAGATGAACGTTATGATGAGTACAGGCAAAGTTCAGATTTCataaaggaatatatatttcCTGGTGGATGCTTGCCTTCGTTAAGTAGAGTAACATCAGCCACGGCTGCTGCATCCAGTTCTGGTACAAGTTTATTTTGTAGAGATATTGtttgtttaatatttatttCTCTGCCAAATTAACAGAAATTTGGTAACTGCGGTGTGGAGGACCTGGAGAACATAGGGATTCATTACTACCAAACACTCAGATACTGGCGAAAGAATTTTCTCGAGAAGCAGAGGTAAGGAAAACAAATCTGTAAAATTGTCTCAAATAAGTGGTCTAAACTctgtagaaaaagaaaattattcaaGCATCTGAAGTCCTTGTGATTTATTATATTATGTTATTCTTTAAGCCATTATGCTGGAAATTTGCATGTTTCTTTAAGCCATTACATGTACAAGTttgcatgtttattttattttatgttgttctTTTAGCCATTATGCTGGaaatctattattattttcaatgatATTATATGAAGACTAAAGAAGTTTTGTATTTTGATATTGCGGcattaatttttgtgttttcagCAAAATCCTCAGTCTCGGGTTTAGTGAAAAATTCATTCGGACATGGGAATATTACTTTGATTATTCTGCTGCTGGTTTTAAGACACATACACTCGGAAATTATCAGGTATATTTCTTCACTTAATGAACAATTGCTGTTTGGCCATGTCCCTTGTTAAATACTTTAGAAAGTGTTGATTAATCTGTTAAGAACATTTAACTTGTGTCAAACACTAAGAATTACTCTGGGGCTGTATCcatgggagaaaaaaaatcgTACTtcataattcaaattttgattttgcttGGTGAAACTAGATGCAGTATATATGAAAGCTGAAACTAGAACATAAATGCTCTTCATTTCACATCATATTATTATGGCATAAGCAAAATATTCCCTGATATAAGATCATTGTTTTGCTTCAGATCATAGAGATAATAAAGAGAAGGGTATATTTTACATAGTTTTTACAAGCATAGAAATGAGTAAACTATTATAGAAATCTTGATTAGAAACAGTTTAATGTAAGAACTGATGTTTGGTTcttgaaaatttaaatatagCAATGTCATCCTGCCATCCATCATCCATGAATTAAATTGTACATGTAACTCACGGATTGAGGTCTGATGCATGCAATGGTTCTAATTTGGGccgttcatttaaaatgaaaggCCCTAAATCTGTCATGTTATCAATacagattaaaaaataaaactctttcTTTCCAGCCACCGATTCCTACCTTTTTCACGACCATCATAGCTCCACCGTCACCACCAGACCACCACTATACCAGCAccacaaagaaagagagagagagcttttggtggtggtggtggtggtataGTGGTAGGGTGGCGATGATGGTGAAACTGCGGTGGTCATGGTGGAGGTAGGGGTCGGCAGTTGAAAAGAGAGTTTCAgtttttaatttgcatttatgAAGTGAGATTTTGGGCCATTCGTTTAAAATGAACAGCCTGGATTAGAGCTATTGTACGGGATCTCAATCCGTAACTCATAAAAGGTTGATGTGACACAATTATAATCTCACTTACATGCATGGCTGATAAAATAGGAGGATGACATTGCTGCtatgtttaaaaaatttcacGGAGGAAATTTGGAACTTAATCGATTTCAAAGGCGAAAACCAAATCTGGGCCAAATTTCAGGTTCTAAAATTAATTTCAGCCTAATTAAATAATGATAATGCTTGCAATTGGTGATCACATTCTCTGATAATACCATATCTCCTTCACTGAATGAGGTTGTTTTAGACTTCTCTCACTTGTCATGACAGTTTATTTTGCATATTG contains the following coding sequences:
- the LOC133863146 gene encoding uncharacterized protein LOC133863146 is translated as MLEAVGHEFMEAFFGCCESVLAEDGLLLLQKFGNCGVEDLENIGIHYYQTLRYWRKNFLEKQSKILSLGFSEKFIRTWEYYFDYSAAGFKTHTLGNYQVVLSRPGNAAAFDNPYQTMPSAC